One Microcebus murinus isolate Inina chromosome 10, M.murinus_Inina_mat1.0, whole genome shotgun sequence DNA segment encodes these proteins:
- the MUCL1 gene encoding mucin-like protein 1 → MKFLAMLVLVGVSTILLSGQDATAAPSDTSATAAPEETSPAAVNADTSGYICNLSEDYWFCVQDIYQFFRFRFL, encoded by the exons ATGAAGTTTTTGGCAATGCTAGTACTGGTGGGAGTTTCTACCATCTTGCTCTCTGGCC agGATGCGACAGCTGCTCCATCTGACACCTCTGCTACTG CTGCCCCTGAAGAAACCTCCCCTGCTGCTGTAAATGCAGATACCTCTGGTTATATTTGCAACCTTTCAGAAG aTTACTGGTTTTGTGTTCAGGACATCTATCAGTTTTTCCGTTTTCGATTTCTTTGA